The following DNA comes from Lentibacillus sp. Marseille-P4043.
TTTAGGTGAAAAACCAGCAAACGGTCCGAAAATCAACGTTTGTTTGCCGTTAATTGTTCTTGAGTCCAAGTGTGGAACAACAAGTAGTGGTGCTCCGTCTGGATTTTTACCATATACCTTCGCATGATGCTGTTTTATTACCTCAGGATTATTACATTCCAAGTATTGCCCACTAATTGGGAATCCTCCGATATGTTTGCTTTCAGGAATTTGCGTTTTCTGTAGTAAAGGTAAACTTTTACCACCAGCACCAATAAATACGAACTTCGCTGTGTGTGTTTCAATTACCTCTTCACCTTTTTGAACGGTAACTTCCCATAAACCGTCTTTCCTGCGCTTGATATCTTTAACATTGTGGTTGTAATTGATATTCACATTTTCTTTTTCTAGGTAATCACACATTGCGCGGGTTAGTGCCCCGTAGTTGACATCAGTACCATCATCAATTTTTGCCCCTGCAACGGCTTCATTTGTTGATCGATCCTTCATCATAAGTGGGAACCATTCTTTTAGCATACTTGGATCATCAGAGTACTCCATTCCGTTAAACAATGGGTGCTTAGACATTGTTTCAAAACGTTTCTTTAAAAAAGCTACATTTTTTTTGCCCTTTACAAAACTAATATGCGGTAAACCTGTAATAAAGTTACGTGGCTCACCAATTAACTTTTGATCCACTAGATGAGCCCAGAACTGTCTTGAAAGTTGGAAACGTTCATTTATCCTAATTGCAGCTTCCATATCAATTGTGCCATCAGGTTGCTCAATTGTATAATTCATCTCACATAAAGCAGCATGTCCTGTTCCTGAATTATTCCGTTCGTTAGAGCTTTCTTTACCAGCTTCATCAAGTTGTTCAAATACTGTAATTTTCCATTCTGGTGCTAATTCTTTTAGTAACACTCCTAAGGTAGCACTCATAATTCCTGTACCAATTAAAATAACATCTGATGTAGATGGCTTGTTATTCATATAAATCATCCTCGTATAATAATAATTTGGTAATTCGTTCAAAGTTTATATTTCTCGTATTGTTAGTGAAGTACCCAACTTAAAATTTGGATTATGGTCGGATAAAGGAACATTTAAGTTCGTTTGTCTTAACATCGTTTAAAGCAGGTCATCAGATGACTAGCTTGTTTAGAAAGGCCCTACAGTTTGTAAAGCCAGAACAATCATTTTTAATCAATATATTCCGCAATTAAACGGTCAACTTCAATCAGATGATCACGCATTGCTTTTTGGGCATTTTCTGGGTTTCTGGATTTAATGGCCTCAAAAATACGCTGATGTTCGTTGAAAAGAGCACCTTTTCTCTCATCTGAATATAAAATTAGCCGACGTGTTTCACGCATGGACTCAACCATAATATCGGAAACACTCCCCATTAGGTTTATTAGCATTCTATTATGTGTTGCATTTACTACGCTTAGATGGAATTCAAGGTCTGCTTTTTCACCAAGTTCCCCTTTCCCCTTCGCATCGTACATTTTCTGTAATGCTTTTTCCATCGGGATTAAATCTTCTTCTCGGTGACTAAGCGCAGCAGCACTTGCTGAACCAACCTCGAGAATTTTCCTTACCTCGGATAACTCTTTGATATCCTCACGCTTTAACAACAACGCAGTGGTAACAGGGAGTGAAAATTGAGAGGGATCAAACTTGGTAATATATGTTCCTTCCCCTTGTCGCATTTCCACTAAACCAATGGCACGTAATCCGCTTAATGCTTCCCGGACCGCCGAACGGCTAACATTGTAGTTTTTTGCTAACTGTTCAACCGAAGACAGCTTATCACCTGGTGAAAGTTCGCCAGACTTTAACATATCAATCAATGAATCTGAAACTTCTTCATATATTTTTCTTGTCTTTATCGGCTTAACATTCAAGATATCCCTCCTATCCTACATTCTAGTTTACCGCACAGGTGCCAAATAAGGAAGA
Coding sequences within:
- the mqo gene encoding malate dehydrogenase (quinone), whose product is MNNKPSTSDVILIGTGIMSATLGVLLKELAPEWKITVFEQLDEAGKESSNERNNSGTGHAALCEMNYTIEQPDGTIDMEAAIRINERFQLSRQFWAHLVDQKLIGEPRNFITGLPHISFVKGKKNVAFLKKRFETMSKHPLFNGMEYSDDPSMLKEWFPLMMKDRSTNEAVAGAKIDDGTDVNYGALTRAMCDYLEKENVNINYNHNVKDIKRRKDGLWEVTVQKGEEVIETHTAKFVFIGAGGKSLPLLQKTQIPESKHIGGFPISGQYLECNNPEVIKQHHAKVYGKNPDGAPLLVVPHLDSRTINGKQTLIFGPFAGFSPKFLKTGSNMDLFGSVKSHNLITMMAAGAKNLSLLQYLIQQLRLTKKERMKELREFFPDAKDEDWELKVGGQRVQVIKDTDKGKGTIQFSDTEVVRCKDGSLAALLGGSPGASTSVSDMIRLIENCFPEQLDVWKPKLKEMIPSYGEKLTDKPELVDKIQSWTMESLDLK
- a CDS encoding FadR/GntR family transcriptional regulator gives rise to the protein MNVKPIKTRKIYEEVSDSLIDMLKSGELSPGDKLSSVEQLAKNYNVSRSAVREALSGLRAIGLVEMRQGEGTYITKFDPSQFSLPVTTALLLKREDIKELSEVRKILEVGSASAAALSHREEDLIPMEKALQKMYDAKGKGELGEKADLEFHLSVVNATHNRMLINLMGSVSDIMVESMRETRRLILYSDERKGALFNEHQRIFEAIKSRNPENAQKAMRDHLIEVDRLIAEYID